One segment of bacterium DNA contains the following:
- a CDS encoding peptidylprolyl isomerase, producing MKRIYLLSILLLAAVASCGGETGALVPLPTDQTPVVLIDTDIGNFYILLHDSVNPATVANFTDLVERGKYDGIGFHRVEKGHVIQAGCPYWNDPARAGTGNLAEGYLPFENATLQHIEGAVGMARSREKDSAGSQFYVCLAPRPHLDGDYVVFGQVIAGMEVVHRVEVGTMIEKASVMTYGDFIEKARRGELGIRPEITEMPAFEISPSGE from the coding sequence ATGAAACGCATTTACCTGTTGTCAATCCTGCTCCTCGCCGCCGTCGCCTCCTGCGGCGGGGAAACCGGAGCCCTCGTACCGCTCCCCACCGACCAGACGCCCGTCGTCCTCATAGATACCGACATCGGCAACTTCTACATCCTCCTCCACGATTCGGTCAACCCGGCGACGGTGGCGAACTTCACGGACCTGGTGGAGCGGGGGAAGTACGACGGCATCGGTTTCCACCGCGTGGAGAAGGGGCACGTCATCCAGGCCGGCTGCCCGTACTGGAACGACCCCGCGCGGGCGGGGACCGGCAATCTGGCCGAGGGCTATCTTCCCTTCGAGAACGCCACGCTGCAGCACATCGAGGGGGCGGTGGGGATGGCCCGGAGCCGGGAGAAGGACTCGGCGGGCAGCCAGTTCTACGTCTGCCTCGCCCCGCGACCGCACCTGGACGGCGACTACGTGGTCTTCGGCCAGGTCATCGCCGGGATGGAGGTGGTCCACCGGGTAGAGGTGGGCACGATGATAGAGAAGGCCAGTGTCATGACCTACGGCGATTTCATCGAGAAGGCGCGGCGCGGCGAGCTGGGCATCCGCCCGGAGATTACCGAAATGCCGGCGTTCGAAATTTCCCCCTCGGGGGAGTGA